The following proteins come from a genomic window of Pseudomonas sp. WJP1:
- the serC gene encoding 3-phosphoserine/phosphohydroxythreonine transaminase codes for MSKRAYNFCAGPAALPEAVLQRAQGELLDWHGKGLSVMEMSHRSDEFVSIATKAEQDLRDLLNIPSNYKVLFLQGGASQQFAQIPLNLLPESGTADYIDTGIWSQKAIEEASRFGSVNVAATAKPYDYFAIPGQNEWKLSKDAAYVHYAPNETIGGLEFQWVPETGDVPLVADMSSDILSRPIDVSRFGMIYAGAQKNIGPSGIVVNIVREDLLGNARSICPTMLNYKVAADNGSMYNTPPTLAWYLSGLVFEWLKEQGGVEAIGKLNDVKQRTLYDFIDASGLYSNPINKSDRSWMNVPFRLADDRLDKPFLAGADERGLLNLKGHRSVGGMRASIYNAVDINAINALVAYMAEFEKEHG; via the coding sequence GTGAGCAAGAGAGCCTATAACTTCTGTGCCGGTCCTGCGGCGCTTCCCGAAGCTGTCCTGCAGCGCGCCCAGGGTGAACTTCTCGACTGGCACGGCAAAGGCCTGTCGGTCATGGAAATGAGCCATCGCAGCGATGAGTTCGTGTCCATCGCCACCAAGGCCGAGCAGGATCTGCGTGATCTGCTGAATATCCCGTCGAACTATAAAGTGCTGTTCCTGCAAGGTGGCGCCAGCCAGCAGTTCGCTCAGATTCCCCTGAACCTGTTGCCTGAAAGCGGCACCGCCGACTATATCGACACCGGTATCTGGTCGCAGAAAGCCATCGAGGAAGCATCGCGCTTCGGCAGCGTCAATGTTGCTGCCACCGCCAAGCCCTACGACTATTTCGCCATTCCCGGCCAGAACGAATGGAAGCTGTCGAAAGACGCGGCCTACGTCCACTACGCGCCAAACGAAACCATCGGCGGCCTTGAATTCCAGTGGGTTCCGGAAACCGGTGATGTTCCGCTGGTCGCCGACATGTCTTCGGACATCCTCTCGCGCCCGATCGATGTTTCGCGTTTCGGCATGATCTACGCAGGCGCCCAGAAGAACATCGGCCCGAGCGGCATCGTCGTGAACATCGTTCGCGAAGACCTGCTGGGCAACGCTCGTTCCATTTGCCCGACCATGCTCAATTACAAGGTCGCGGCCGATAACGGCTCGATGTACAACACCCCGCCGACCCTGGCCTGGTACCTGTCCGGCCTGGTGTTCGAGTGGCTCAAGGAGCAGGGCGGTGTCGAGGCCATCGGCAAGCTCAACGACGTCAAGCAGCGCACGCTGTACGACTTCATCGACGCCAGCGGCCTCTACAGCAACCCGATCAACAAGTCGGACCGCTCGTGGATGAACGTACCGTTCCGCCTGGCGGACGACCGTCTGGACAAGCCGTTCCTGGCCGGTGCCGACGAGCGTGGCTTGCTGAATCTCAAGGGTCACCGTTCGGTGGGCGGCATGCGCGCCTCCATCTATAACGCCGTGGACATCAACGCGATCAACGCGCTGGTGGCGTACATGGCAGAGTTCGAGAAGGAACACGGCTAA
- the pheA gene encoding prephenate dehydratase yields MSEQELKALRLRIDALDEKVLELISERARCAQEVARVKMASLAEGEVPVFYRPEREAQVLKRVMERNQGPLGNEEMARLFREIMSSCLALEQPLKVAYLGPEGTFTQAAAMKHFGHAVISKPMAAIDEVFREVAAGAVNFGVVPVENSTEGAVNHTLDSFLEHDMVICGEVELRIHHHLLVGENTKTDSISRIYSHAQSLAQCRKWLDAHYPNVERVAVSSNAEAAKRVKGEWNSAAIAGDMAAGLYGLTRLAEKIEDRPDNSTRFLMIGNQEVPPTGDDKTSIIVSMSNKPGALHELLVPFHDNGIDLTRIETRPSRSGKWTYVFFIDFVGHHRDPLVKGVLEKISQEAVALKVLGSYPKAVL; encoded by the coding sequence ATGTCTGAGCAAGAACTCAAGGCACTGCGCCTGCGCATTGATGCCCTGGACGAAAAAGTCCTGGAGCTGATCAGTGAGCGCGCCCGCTGCGCCCAGGAAGTTGCGCGAGTAAAGATGGCCTCGCTGGCCGAAGGCGAAGTGCCGGTGTTCTATCGTCCTGAGCGCGAAGCTCAGGTGCTCAAGCGTGTCATGGAGCGCAACCAGGGGCCGCTGGGCAACGAAGAGATGGCGCGGTTGTTCCGCGAAATCATGTCCTCGTGCCTGGCCCTCGAGCAGCCGCTGAAAGTGGCGTACCTCGGCCCTGAAGGTACCTTCACCCAGGCTGCGGCCATGAAACACTTCGGTCACGCCGTGATCAGCAAACCGATGGCGGCCATCGACGAAGTGTTCCGCGAAGTGGCGGCCGGTGCGGTGAACTTTGGCGTGGTCCCGGTGGAAAACTCCACCGAAGGCGCGGTCAACCACACCCTCGACAGCTTCCTCGAGCACGACATGGTGATCTGCGGTGAAGTCGAGCTGCGGATCCACCACCACCTGTTGGTCGGTGAAAACACCAAGACCGACAGCATCAGCCGTATCTATTCCCACGCCCAGTCCCTGGCCCAGTGCCGCAAGTGGCTGGACGCCCATTACCCGAATGTCGAGCGCGTGGCAGTGTCCAGCAACGCCGAAGCGGCCAAGCGGGTCAAGGGTGAGTGGAACTCGGCGGCGATTGCCGGCGACATGGCGGCCGGCCTCTACGGGCTGACCCGTCTGGCCGAGAAAATCGAGGACCGTCCGGACAACTCCACGCGTTTCCTCATGATCGGTAACCAGGAAGTGCCGCCAACCGGCGACGACAAGACTTCGATCATCGTCTCGATGAGCAACAAGCCGGGCGCGCTGCACGAATTGCTGGTGCCGTTCCACGACAACGGCATCGACCTGACGCGCATCGAGACCCGTCCGTCGCGCAGCGGTAAATGGACTTATGTGTTCTTCATCGACTTCGTCGGCCACCACCGCGATCCGCTGGTAAAAGGTGTGCTGGAAAAGATCAGTCAGGAAGCAGTAGCACTCAAAGTGCTGGGTTCCTACCCGAAAGCAGTTCTCTAA
- the hisC gene encoding histidinol-phosphate transaminase, with protein sequence MSGNFLALAQPGVQQLSPYVPGKPVDELARELDLDPASIVKLASNENPLGASPKALAAIRDALVELTRYPDGNGFALKTLLAEQCRVELNQVTLGNGSNDILELVARAYLAPGLNAVFSEHAFAVYPIVTQAVGAQAKVIPAKDWGHDLPAMLAAIDANTRVVFIANPNNPTGTWFDTEALDEFLQDVPEHVLVVLDEAYIEYAEGSDLPDGLDFLAAYPNLLVSRTFSKAYGLAALRVGYGLSTAVVADVLNRVRQPFNVNSLALAAACAALQDAEYLAESRRFNESGMQQLEAGFRDLGLSWIPSKGNFICVDLGREAAPVFQGLLREGVIVRPVANYGMPNHLRVTIGLPAENSRFLEALTKVMARG encoded by the coding sequence ATGAGTGGCAATTTCCTCGCTCTGGCACAGCCGGGCGTGCAACAACTTTCGCCTTACGTTCCGGGCAAGCCCGTGGACGAACTGGCACGTGAGCTGGATCTGGATCCAGCCAGCATCGTAAAGCTGGCCAGCAACGAAAACCCGCTGGGCGCGAGCCCCAAGGCCCTGGCCGCTATCCGTGATGCTCTGGTCGAGCTGACCCGTTATCCGGACGGCAACGGTTTTGCGCTCAAGACCCTGCTGGCCGAACAGTGCCGCGTCGAGCTGAACCAGGTGACACTGGGCAACGGCTCCAATGACATCCTTGAGCTGGTGGCGCGCGCCTACCTGGCGCCGGGCCTGAATGCGGTGTTCAGCGAGCATGCGTTCGCGGTCTACCCGATCGTGACCCAGGCCGTCGGCGCCCAGGCCAAAGTGATCCCGGCCAAGGATTGGGGGCATGACCTGCCGGCCATGCTGGCGGCGATCGACGCCAATACCCGCGTCGTCTTCATCGCCAACCCGAACAACCCGACCGGGACCTGGTTCGATACCGAGGCGCTGGACGAATTCCTCCAGGACGTGCCGGAGCACGTGCTGGTGGTGCTGGACGAGGCCTACATCGAATACGCCGAAGGCAGCGACTTGCCGGACGGCCTGGACTTCCTGGCGGCCTACCCGAACCTGCTGGTGTCGCGCACCTTCTCCAAGGCCTACGGCCTGGCGGCATTGCGCGTCGGTTATGGCTTGTCTACCGCCGTGGTCGCCGATGTGCTGAACCGCGTGCGCCAACCGTTCAACGTCAACAGCCTGGCCTTGGCCGCTGCGTGCGCTGCGCTGCAAGACGCCGAGTACCTGGCAGAAAGTCGTCGCTTCAACGAGTCGGGCATGCAGCAACTGGAAGCGGGTTTCCGTGACCTGGGGCTGAGCTGGATTCCTTCCAAGGGCAACTTCATCTGCGTTGATCTGGGTCGTGAAGCGGCTCCGGTCTTCCAGGGCTTGCTGCGCGAGGGCGTGATCGTGCGTCCGGTGGCCAACTATGGCATGCCGAACCACTTGCGCGTCACCATCGGCCTGCCGGCGGAAAACAGCCGCTTCCTCGAGGCGCTGACCAAGGTTATGGCCCGTGGTTGA
- a CDS encoding bifunctional prephenate dehydrogenase/3-phosphoshikimate 1-carboxyvinyltransferase, producing the protein MIGRLVVVGLGLIGGSFAKGLRESGVCREVVGVDLDPQSRKLAVELGVVDRCEDDLAVACQGADVIQLAVPILAMEKMLGRLAGMDLGQAILTDVGSAKGNVVRAASEAFGGMPARFVPGHPIAGSEQSGVEASNAELFRRHKVILTPLEQTDPQALAVVDRLWRELGADVEHMQVERHDEVLAATSHLPHLLAFGLVDSLAKRNENLEIFRYAAGGFRDFTRIAGSDPVMWHDIFLANRDAVLRTLDTFRSDLDALRDAVDAGDGHQLLGVFTRARVAREHFSKILARRAYVDAMNSNDLIFLAQPGGRLSGRIRVPGDKSISHRSIMLGSLAEGVTEVEGFLEGEDALATLQAFRDMGVVIEGPHHGRVTIHGVGLHGLKPAPGPIYLGNSGTSMRLLSGLLAAQDFDSTLTGDASLSKRPMNRVANPLREMGAVIETAAEGRPPMTIRGGNKLKGLTYTMPMASAQVKSCLLLAGLYAEGKTTVTEPAPTRDHTERMLRGFGYPVSVDGATASVESGGKLTATHIEVPGDISSSAFFLVAASIAEGSELVLEHVGINPTRTGVIDILRLMGADITLENQREVGGEPVADLRVRAAKLKGIEIPEALVPLAIDEFPVLFVAAACAEGRTVLTGAEELRVKESDRIQVMADGLLALGVKCEPTPDGIIIDGGQIGGGEVHGHGDHRIAMAFSVASLRATAPIRIHDCANVATSFPNFLALCAQVGIRVAQEAQS; encoded by the coding sequence ATGATCGGGCGCCTGGTGGTGGTCGGCCTGGGGTTGATCGGCGGTTCGTTTGCCAAGGGTTTGCGCGAAAGTGGCGTATGCCGCGAAGTGGTCGGGGTCGACCTCGACCCGCAGTCACGCAAGCTGGCGGTCGAGCTGGGTGTGGTGGATCGTTGCGAAGACGACCTGGCGGTCGCTTGCCAGGGCGCCGACGTGATCCAGCTGGCCGTGCCGATCCTCGCCATGGAAAAAATGCTTGGCCGATTGGCCGGCATGGATCTGGGGCAAGCGATCCTGACAGACGTCGGCAGCGCCAAGGGCAATGTCGTGCGTGCGGCAAGCGAAGCTTTTGGCGGCATGCCGGCGCGTTTCGTGCCAGGGCATCCGATCGCCGGTTCCGAGCAGAGCGGGGTGGAAGCCTCCAATGCCGAACTGTTCCGTCGCCACAAAGTGATCCTGACACCGCTGGAGCAGACCGATCCGCAAGCCTTGGCCGTGGTCGACCGCTTGTGGCGCGAACTGGGCGCCGATGTCGAGCACATGCAGGTCGAACGGCACGACGAAGTGTTGGCGGCCACCAGTCATCTGCCGCACTTGCTGGCATTCGGCCTGGTCGACTCGCTGGCCAAGCGCAATGAAAATCTCGAGATCTTCCGTTACGCTGCGGGCGGTTTCCGCGATTTCACAAGAATCGCCGGGAGCGACCCGGTCATGTGGCATGACATCTTCCTCGCTAACCGCGACGCTGTCCTGCGCACACTCGATACATTTCGCAGCGACCTCGACGCCTTGCGCGACGCGGTCGATGCAGGGGATGGGCACCAATTGTTGGGCGTTTTCACTCGCGCCCGGGTTGCCCGCGAGCATTTCAGTAAAATCCTGGCCCGTCGGGCCTATGTGGACGCTATGAACTCCAACGATCTGATTTTCCTGGCTCAACCTGGTGGCCGCCTGTCCGGTCGGATTCGCGTACCAGGTGACAAGTCGATTTCCCACCGTTCGATCATGCTGGGCTCCCTGGCCGAAGGCGTCACCGAAGTCGAAGGCTTCCTCGAGGGCGAAGACGCCCTGGCGACCTTGCAGGCGTTTCGTGACATGGGCGTGGTCATCGAAGGTCCGCACCATGGTCGCGTGACCATTCACGGTGTCGGCCTGCATGGCCTCAAGCCAGCACCGGGCCCGATCTACCTGGGTAACTCCGGCACGTCGATGCGCCTGTTGTCCGGCCTGCTGGCCGCGCAGGACTTCGACAGCACCTTGACCGGCGACGCTTCGCTGTCCAAGCGCCCGATGAACCGCGTGGCCAACCCGCTGCGCGAGATGGGCGCAGTGATCGAGACCGCCGCCGAAGGCCGTCCACCGATGACCATTCGTGGTGGCAACAAGCTCAAGGGCCTGACCTACACCATGCCAATGGCCAGTGCCCAGGTTAAATCCTGCCTGCTGCTGGCGGGCCTGTATGCCGAAGGCAAGACCACCGTTACCGAGCCTGCGCCAACCCGTGACCACACCGAGCGCATGCTACGTGGCTTCGGCTACCCGGTGAGCGTTGACGGTGCAACGGCTTCGGTCGAGTCCGGCGGCAAGCTGACCGCGACCCACATCGAAGTACCGGGCGACATCTCGTCGTCGGCGTTCTTCCTGGTGGCCGCTTCTATTGCTGAAGGTTCGGAGCTGGTGCTTGAGCATGTCGGCATCAACCCGACCCGTACCGGTGTCATCGACATCCTGCGCCTGATGGGCGCGGACATCACTCTGGAAAACCAGCGTGAAGTGGGTGGCGAGCCAGTAGCTGACCTGCGCGTGCGGGCAGCTAAACTCAAGGGTATCGAGATCCCCGAGGCGCTGGTTCCGTTGGCGATCGACGAATTCCCGGTGCTGTTCGTTGCTGCCGCTTGTGCTGAAGGGCGCACCGTGCTGACCGGCGCCGAAGAGCTGCGGGTCAAGGAGTCGGACCGTATCCAGGTCATGGCCGATGGCTTGCTGGCGCTTGGCGTCAAGTGTGAGCCGACCCCGGATGGCATCATCATCGATGGCGGCCAGATCGGCGGCGGTGAAGTGCACGGTCACGGCGACCACCGGATTGCCATGGCCTTCAGCGTTGCCTCGCTGCGCGCCACTGCGCCGATCCGCATCCATGACTGCGCCAACGTCGCCACCTCGTTCCCCAACTTCCTCGCGCTGTGCGCGCAGGTCGGTATCCGCGTTGCCCAAGAGGCCCAGTCGTGA
- the cmk gene encoding (d)CMP kinase, with product MKNSAPVITIDGPSGSGKGTIAGILANRLGWNLLDSGALYRLLAFAAHNHGVDLTNEELLKKLAAHLDVQFIAATEGQLQRIILEGDEVSDVIRTESIGSGASQVAALPAVREALLQRQRAFQEAPGLVADGRDMGTVVFPDAPLKIFLTASAEERARRRYLQLKDKVEDVSLSSLLDEIRARDERDTQRAVAPLKPAADAIQLDSTELSIEQVLERIMSEIAIRDIAG from the coding sequence GTGAAGAACAGTGCACCGGTCATCACCATCGATGGGCCAAGCGGTTCGGGCAAAGGCACGATCGCCGGGATCCTGGCCAATCGCCTGGGCTGGAACCTGCTCGACTCCGGTGCGCTGTATCGCCTGCTGGCCTTCGCTGCCCACAACCATGGCGTCGACCTGACCAACGAAGAGCTGCTGAAGAAACTTGCCGCTCATCTGGATGTTCAGTTCATCGCGGCGACCGAAGGTCAGCTGCAGCGCATCATTCTGGAAGGGGATGAAGTCAGCGATGTGATCCGTACCGAAAGCATCGGCTCAGGTGCCTCCCAGGTGGCGGCATTGCCAGCGGTGCGCGAGGCGCTGCTGCAGCGCCAGCGCGCCTTCCAGGAAGCGCCGGGCCTGGTGGCCGACGGTCGCGACATGGGTACGGTGGTGTTTCCGGATGCGCCGCTGAAGATTTTCCTGACCGCCAGCGCCGAGGAGCGGGCACGTCGTCGATATTTGCAGTTGAAGGACAAGGTCGAGGATGTTAGTCTGTCGAGTCTGCTAGATGAGATACGTGCACGCGATGAGCGTGACACCCAGCGAGCGGTAGCCCCGCTCAAACCGGCGGCTGACGCCATACAGCTGGATTCCACGGAATTATCCATCGAGCAGGTGCTGGAACGCATCATGAGCGAGATCGCCATTCGCGATATCGCCGGGTGA
- the rpsA gene encoding 30S ribosomal protein S1 — MSESFAELFEESLKTLNLQAGSIITGVIVDIDYQARWVTVHAGLKSEALIPLEQFYNDAGDLTINVGDEVHVALDSVEDGFGETKLSREKAKRAECWIVLEAAFAAEEVVKGVINGKVKGGFTVDVNGIRAFLPGSLVDVRPVRDTTHLEGKELEFKVIKLDQKRNNVVVSRRSVLEAENSAEREALLESLQEGQQVKGIVKNLTDYGAFVDLGGVDGLLHITDMAWKRIKHPSEIVNVGDEIDVKVLKYDRERNRVSLGLKQLGEDPWVAIKARYPESTRVTARVTNLTDYGCFAELEEGVEGLVHVSEMDWTNKNIHPSKVVQVGDEVEVMVLDIDEERRRISLGIKQCKSNPWEDFSGQFNKGDKISGTIKSITDFGIFIGLDGGIDGLVHLSDISWNEVGEEAVRRFKKGDELDTVILSVDPERERISLGIKQLESDPFSEYVQENDKGAIVKGIVKEVDAKGAIITLADDIEATLKASEISRDRVEDARNVLKEGEEVEAKIISVDRKSRVIQLSIKSKDVEDEKEAIQSLRDKPVATDAPVATTLGDLLRAAQAEKQN; from the coding sequence ATGAGCGAAAGCTTTGCGGAACTCTTTGAAGAAAGCCTAAAAACCCTGAACCTTCAGGCAGGCTCCATCATCACCGGTGTTATCGTTGATATCGATTACCAAGCTCGCTGGGTAACCGTTCACGCTGGTCTGAAGTCTGAAGCTCTGATCCCGCTGGAACAGTTCTACAACGATGCTGGCGACCTGACTATCAATGTCGGTGACGAAGTTCACGTTGCTCTGGACTCGGTTGAAGACGGTTTCGGTGAAACCAAGCTGTCCCGTGAAAAAGCCAAGCGCGCTGAATGCTGGATTGTTCTCGAAGCAGCCTTCGCAGCTGAAGAAGTGGTCAAGGGCGTTATCAACGGTAAGGTTAAAGGCGGCTTCACTGTCGACGTTAACGGCATCCGTGCGTTCCTGCCAGGTTCTCTGGTTGACGTCCGTCCAGTGCGCGACACCACGCACCTGGAAGGCAAAGAGCTGGAATTCAAGGTCATCAAGCTGGACCAGAAGCGCAACAACGTTGTCGTTTCCCGTCGCAGCGTCCTGGAAGCAGAGAACTCCGCCGAGCGCGAAGCTCTGCTGGAATCCCTGCAGGAAGGCCAACAAGTCAAAGGTATCGTCAAGAACCTCACCGATTACGGCGCATTCGTCGATCTGGGTGGCGTCGATGGCCTGCTGCACATTACCGACATGGCTTGGAAGCGTATCAAGCATCCTTCCGAAATCGTCAACGTTGGCGACGAGATCGATGTCAAGGTTCTGAAGTACGATCGCGAGCGCAATCGTGTTTCCCTGGGCCTGAAGCAACTGGGCGAAGATCCATGGGTTGCTATCAAAGCCCGTTACCCAGAAAGCACTCGCGTTACCGCTCGTGTAACCAACCTGACCGACTACGGCTGCTTCGCTGAGCTGGAAGAAGGCGTTGAAGGTCTGGTACACGTTTCCGAAATGGACTGGACCAACAAGAACATCCACCCTTCGAAAGTCGTACAAGTCGGCGACGAAGTGGAAGTTATGGTTCTGGACATCGACGAAGAGCGTCGTCGTATCTCCCTGGGCATCAAGCAGTGCAAATCTAACCCATGGGAAGATTTCTCTGGCCAGTTCAACAAGGGCGATAAAATCTCCGGCACCATTAAGTCGATCACCGATTTCGGTATCTTCATTGGTCTGGACGGCGGCATCGACGGCCTGGTTCACCTGTCCGACATCTCCTGGAACGAAGTGGGCGAAGAAGCTGTTCGTCGTTTCAAGAAGGGCGACGAGCTGGACACCGTTATCCTGTCTGTTGACCCAGAGCGCGAGCGCATCTCCCTGGGTATCAAGCAACTGGAAAGCGATCCGTTCTCCGAGTACGTTCAAGAGAACGACAAAGGCGCAATCGTTAAGGGCATCGTGAAAGAAGTTGACGCCAAAGGCGCCATCATCACCCTGGCCGACGATATCGAAGCGACTCTGAAAGCCTCCGAAATCAGCCGTGATCGCGTTGAAGACGCGCGCAACGTTCTGAAAGAAGGCGAAGAAGTAGAAGCCAAGATCATCAGCGTTGATCGCAAGAGCCGCGTAATCCAGCTCTCGATCAAGTCGAAAGACGTTGAAGACGAGAAAGAAGCTATCCAGAGCCTGCGCGACAAGCCAGTAGCTACGGATGCTCCAGTAGCCACCACTCTGGGTGACCTGCTGCGTGCTGCACAAGCGGAAAAGCAGAACTAA
- the ihfB gene encoding integration host factor subunit beta has protein sequence MTKSELIERIVTHQGLLSSKDVELAIKTMLEQMSQCLATGDRIEIRGFGSFSLHYRAPRVGRNPKTGQSVSLDGKFVPHFKPGKELRDRVNEDEEEGV, from the coding sequence ATGACGAAGTCGGAGTTGATCGAACGAATTGTCACCCATCAAGGGCTGCTCTCATCAAAGGATGTGGAGCTGGCCATCAAGACCATGCTTGAGCAAATGTCCCAATGCCTGGCCACCGGTGATCGCATCGAGATCCGTGGGTTTGGCAGCTTTTCATTGCACTACCGTGCGCCACGCGTAGGCCGCAATCCTAAAACTGGCCAATCTGTCAGTCTCGACGGTAAATTTGTTCCGCATTTCAAGCCGGGTAAAGAGCTGCGCGATCGTGTGAACGAGGATGAGGAGGAGGGGGTTTGA
- a CDS encoding LapA family protein produces the protein MHNLKRILLAVFVLLLILAILAFVLENQQSVSLLFLGWAGPQLPVSLVMVVALLIGMVIGPILGWFLGRTSRVSRKRLV, from the coding sequence ATGCATAACCTCAAGCGCATATTGCTCGCGGTATTCGTTCTGTTGCTGATTTTGGCGATCCTGGCGTTCGTTCTCGAGAACCAGCAATCGGTTTCCCTGCTGTTCCTGGGTTGGGCGGGGCCGCAACTGCCGGTATCACTGGTCATGGTTGTTGCGCTGCTGATTGGGATGGTCATCGGGCCGATTCTAGGCTGGTTTTTGGGGCGGACATCCAGAGTTTCACGCAAGCGCCTGGTCTAA
- the rfbB gene encoding dTDP-glucose 4,6-dehydratase — translation MKILVTGGAGFIGSAVIRHIISNTTDSVVNVDKLTYAGNLESLAEVSQNSRYVFERVDICDRDQVDRVLREHQPDAIMHLAAESHVDRSISGPSEFIQTNIIGTYTLLEAARHYWAALDDARKANFRFHHISTDEVYGDLEGPEDLFTETTPYQPSSPYSASKASSDHLVRAWSRTYGLPTLVTNCSNNYGPCHFPEKLIPLIILNALEGKPLPVYGKGNQVRDWLYVEDHARALYKVVTEGVVGETYNIGGHNEKQNIEVVHTLCALLDELRPDSAHRPHASLITYVQDRPGHDQRYAIDASKIQRELGWTPEETFETGIRKTVEWYLNNTEWVAHVKSGSYQQWIDQNYADRSNKA, via the coding sequence GTGAAAATTCTAGTAACCGGCGGCGCCGGATTTATCGGCTCGGCAGTCATCCGTCATATCATCTCCAACACTACCGACTCTGTCGTTAACGTCGATAAGCTTACTTACGCGGGTAACCTTGAGTCATTGGCTGAAGTTAGCCAGAACTCGCGTTACGTGTTCGAGCGCGTCGACATCTGCGACCGTGATCAGGTCGACCGTGTTCTGCGTGAACACCAACCGGATGCGATCATGCACCTGGCCGCAGAGTCCCACGTTGATCGCTCGATCTCTGGCCCGTCTGAATTCATCCAGACCAACATCATCGGCACTTACACCCTCTTGGAAGCTGCGCGCCACTATTGGGCAGCGCTGGATGATGCGCGTAAAGCCAACTTCCGCTTTCACCATATTTCGACTGACGAAGTTTACGGAGACCTCGAAGGTCCGGAAGACCTCTTCACCGAAACCACACCGTATCAGCCAAGTTCGCCATACTCCGCCAGCAAGGCCAGTTCCGATCACCTGGTTCGCGCCTGGAGCCGCACCTACGGCTTGCCGACCCTGGTCACCAACTGCTCCAACAACTACGGTCCGTGCCACTTCCCTGAGAAACTGATCCCACTGATCATTCTCAATGCACTGGAAGGCAAGCCGCTGCCGGTCTACGGCAAAGGCAATCAGGTCCGCGATTGGCTCTACGTCGAAGACCACGCCCGCGCGCTGTACAAAGTTGTGACCGAAGGAGTTGTTGGCGAGACGTACAACATCGGTGGCCATAACGAAAAGCAAAACATCGAAGTGGTGCATACCCTGTGCGCACTGCTCGACGAACTGCGTCCCGATTCTGCTCACCGTCCACATGCCAGCCTGATCACTTACGTTCAGGACCGCCCGGGTCACGATCAGCGTTACGCAATCGATGCCAGCAAAATTCAGCGTGAACTGGGTTGGACGCCGGAAGAAACGTTTGAAACCGGCATCCGCAAAACGGTCGAGTGGTACCTCAACAACACTGAATGGGTGGCTCACGTGAAGAGTGGAAGCTACCAGCAGTGGATCGATCAGAACTACGCAGATCGTTCGAACAAAGCATGA
- the rfbD gene encoding dTDP-4-dehydrorhamnose reductase has product MKILLLGKNGQVGWELQRSLAPLGELIALDRHAVDGLCGDLSDLDALRATIRQVKPDIIVNAAAYTAVDKAESETELADRVNGQASQVMAEEATTLGAWLIHYSTDYVFNGLGSTPWQESDAVAPVNHYGASKLAGEQAITASGCKHLIFRTSWVYGARGNNFAKIMLRLAKDRETLSVIADQIGAPTGADLIADVTALAIQQVLQRPELSGLYHLAASGEVSWHGYASHVIGFAQDSGEQLAVTAINPIETTAYPTPARRPLNSRLNTQKLRDNFSLHLPDWQSGVTRMLREVLNK; this is encoded by the coding sequence ATGAAAATTCTTCTGCTAGGAAAAAACGGCCAGGTAGGCTGGGAGCTGCAGCGCTCCCTCGCACCACTGGGTGAGTTAATCGCCCTGGATCGCCATGCGGTCGATGGTTTGTGTGGCGACCTGTCCGATCTCGACGCTTTGCGCGCAACGATCCGTCAGGTCAAACCCGACATCATCGTCAACGCTGCGGCCTACACTGCCGTCGATAAAGCCGAGTCCGAGACCGAGTTGGCCGACCGTGTGAACGGTCAGGCAAGCCAGGTCATGGCCGAAGAGGCCACGACTCTGGGTGCCTGGCTGATTCACTACTCGACCGACTACGTCTTCAACGGCTTGGGCTCAACGCCGTGGCAAGAGTCAGATGCAGTCGCCCCGGTGAATCATTACGGCGCCAGTAAACTGGCCGGTGAACAGGCGATTACCGCGTCGGGCTGCAAGCATCTGATCTTCCGCACCAGCTGGGTCTATGGCGCTCGCGGCAACAACTTCGCCAAGATCATGCTGCGTCTGGCCAAAGATCGCGAAACCTTGAGCGTTATCGCCGACCAGATCGGAGCCCCGACGGGTGCAGACCTGATTGCTGACGTCACCGCGCTGGCCATTCAGCAAGTTCTGCAGCGTCCCGAGCTGTCGGGCTTGTATCACTTGGCGGCCAGTGGCGAAGTGTCCTGGCACGGCTATGCTAGCCATGTGATCGGTTTCGCCCAAGACAGCGGCGAGCAGCTCGCCGTAACGGCGATCAATCCGATTGAAACGACGGCTTATCCAACGCCGGCGCGCCGCCCTCTGAATTCGCGTTTGAATACTCAGAAGCTACGTGACAACTTTTCTCTACACTTGCCGGATTGGCAAAGTGGTGTAACCCGAATGCTTAGGGAAGTTCTGAATAAATGA